The following proteins are co-located in the Cupriavidus pauculus genome:
- the mobA gene encoding molybdenum cofactor guanylyltransferase MobA, with product MIARDDITGLILAGGRGSRMGGTDKGLQPFRGVPLVRHVLDRLAPQAGPLLINANRHPDRYAAFGVPVIADTMPDFAGPLAGMLAGLAHCRTGWLVTVPCDTPFLPDDLVQRLARAIDAEGAELAVPVTTEPDGQRRLQPVFCLMPAAAAASLRAYLDAGDRKIEHWVTRQRLAQVPFDDAMAFANFNTPDELRQHEAP from the coding sequence ATGATTGCGCGCGACGACATCACGGGCCTGATCCTGGCCGGCGGCCGAGGCAGCCGGATGGGCGGCACCGACAAGGGCCTGCAGCCGTTCCGGGGCGTGCCGCTGGTGCGCCACGTGCTGGACCGCCTGGCGCCGCAGGCCGGCCCGCTGCTGATCAATGCCAACCGCCACCCCGACCGCTACGCCGCGTTTGGCGTGCCGGTCATCGCCGATACCATGCCCGACTTTGCCGGTCCGCTGGCCGGCATGCTGGCCGGGCTGGCCCACTGCCGCACCGGGTGGCTGGTCACGGTGCCCTGCGATACGCCGTTCCTGCCCGATGACCTGGTGCAGCGGCTAGCCCGCGCCATCGACGCCGAAGGGGCCGAGCTGGCCGTGCCGGTGACGACCGAGCCCGACGGCCAGCGCCGCCTGCAGCCCGTGTTCTGCCTGATGCCGGCCGCGGCCGCCGCCAGCCTGCGCGCCTACCTTGATGCGGGCGACCGCAAGATCGAGCACTGGGTCACCCGCCAGCGGCTGGCGCAGGTGCCGTTCGACGACGCCATGGCATTCGCCAACTTCAACACGCCCGACGAGCTGCGCCAGCACGAGGCGCCCTGA
- the moeA gene encoding molybdopterin molybdotransferase MoeA → MPSLQSVISCQSDYDPTALPVDQANAIIAGVLEPVQGVEQLAIRAALDRVLAYDVISPIDVPPHDNSAMDGYAFAGQALAGAGGNIALEVIGTAYAGTAFNGEAQAGQAVRIMTGATLPPGCDTVIPQELVEVQAGGNLVRFAADAVRAGDNRRQRGEDLSRGQAALRAGRILTPADLGMLASLGVAEVKVRRRLRVAFFSTGDELRSIGEPLDPGCVYDSNRYTLHGMLRRLNVDLIDMGVVRDDPAAMEAAFRSACETADAIITSGGVSVGDADYTKQIMDKLGEVTFWKIAMRPGRPMAFGRISSNGHDAVLFGLPGNPVAVMVTFYHFVRGALHRLMGADVAPLPRIRVRTTTPIRKKPGRTEFQRGIVAAGPDGDLQVRLTGEQGSGVLRSMSEANCFVVLDHDQGPVAAGDTVQIVLFDGLI, encoded by the coding sequence ATGCCTTCGCTGCAATCCGTGATTTCCTGCCAGTCCGACTATGACCCCACCGCGTTGCCGGTGGATCAGGCCAACGCGATCATCGCCGGCGTGCTGGAGCCGGTGCAGGGCGTGGAGCAACTGGCCATCCGCGCCGCGCTGGACCGCGTGCTGGCCTACGACGTGATCTCGCCGATCGACGTCCCGCCGCACGACAACTCGGCCATGGACGGCTACGCGTTCGCCGGCCAGGCGCTGGCGGGCGCCGGCGGCAACATCGCGCTGGAAGTCATCGGCACGGCCTACGCGGGCACCGCCTTCAACGGCGAGGCGCAGGCCGGCCAGGCCGTGCGGATCATGACCGGCGCCACCCTGCCCCCCGGCTGCGATACCGTGATTCCGCAGGAACTGGTCGAGGTCCAGGCCGGCGGCAACCTGGTGCGCTTTGCCGCCGACGCCGTGCGGGCTGGCGACAACCGCCGCCAGCGTGGCGAGGACCTGTCGCGCGGCCAGGCCGCGTTGCGAGCCGGGCGCATCCTGACGCCAGCCGACCTGGGCATGCTCGCGTCGCTGGGCGTGGCCGAGGTCAAGGTGCGCCGCCGGCTGCGCGTGGCATTCTTCTCCACCGGCGACGAACTGCGCTCCATCGGCGAGCCGCTGGACCCTGGCTGCGTCTACGACTCGAACCGCTACACGCTGCACGGCATGCTGCGCCGGCTCAATGTGGACCTGATCGACATGGGCGTGGTGCGCGACGATCCGGCCGCCATGGAAGCCGCGTTCCGCAGCGCGTGCGAGACCGCCGACGCCATCATCACGTCGGGCGGCGTCTCGGTGGGCGATGCCGACTATACGAAGCAGATCATGGACAAGCTCGGCGAGGTCACGTTCTGGAAGATCGCCATGCGCCCGGGCCGCCCGATGGCCTTTGGCCGGATCTCGTCGAACGGCCATGACGCGGTGCTGTTCGGCCTGCCTGGCAACCCCGTGGCCGTGATGGTGACGTTCTACCACTTCGTCCGGGGCGCGCTGCACCGCCTGATGGGCGCCGATGTCGCGCCGCTGCCCCGCATCCGCGTGCGGACGACCACGCCGATCCGCAAGAAGCCGGGCCGCACCGAGTTCCAGCGCGGCATCGTCGCCGCCGGGCCCGACGGCGACCTGCAGGTGCGGCTGACCGGCGAGCAAGGCTCGGGCGTGCTGCGGTCGATGAGCGAGGCCAACTGCTTCGTCGTACTCGACCACGACCAGGGCCCGGTGGCCGCCGGCGACACGGTGCAGATCGTGCTGTTCGACGGCCTGATCTGA
- a CDS encoding 2-hydroxyacid dehydrogenase: MKPSILVTRAIFPDVIAKLAQYFDVDANQEDLVLDAAALRARLAGKAGVLANAADRIDGDLVAALPQLRAVCNMAVGYNNLDVPALTAAGVVATNTPDVLTETTADFGWALLMATARRVTESEHYLRAGKWERWSYDMLVGMDVHGSTLGILGMGRIGQGLARRAAGFGMQVLYHNRSQLPADVEQSLNARYVSKDELLAQSDHLILVLPYSPASHHAIGAAELARMKPTATLINLARGGIVDDAALAAALRERKIFAAGLDVFEGEPSVHPDLLTVPNVVLTPHIASASEKTRRAMANLAADNLIAALDAGPQAGHPPTVINPEVMSRRR; encoded by the coding sequence ATGAAGCCCTCCATCCTTGTCACGCGCGCGATCTTCCCCGACGTGATCGCCAAGCTGGCGCAGTACTTCGACGTCGACGCCAACCAGGAAGACCTGGTGCTGGACGCGGCGGCGCTGCGTGCGCGGCTGGCGGGCAAGGCCGGCGTGCTGGCCAATGCCGCCGACCGGATCGACGGCGACCTCGTGGCCGCGCTGCCGCAGTTGCGGGCGGTCTGCAACATGGCGGTGGGCTACAACAACCTGGACGTGCCGGCGCTGACGGCGGCCGGCGTGGTGGCGACCAATACGCCCGACGTCCTGACCGAGACCACCGCGGACTTTGGCTGGGCGCTGCTGATGGCCACGGCCCGCCGGGTCACCGAATCGGAGCACTACCTGCGCGCCGGCAAGTGGGAGCGCTGGAGCTACGACATGCTCGTCGGCATGGACGTCCACGGCAGCACGCTCGGCATCCTGGGCATGGGGCGGATCGGGCAGGGCCTGGCGCGCCGTGCGGCCGGGTTCGGCATGCAGGTGCTCTATCACAACCGCAGCCAGTTGCCGGCCGACGTCGAGCAGTCGCTGAACGCGCGCTACGTCAGCAAGGACGAACTGCTGGCGCAGTCGGACCACCTGATCCTGGTGCTGCCGTACAGCCCCGCGAGCCACCATGCCATCGGTGCCGCCGAACTGGCGCGGATGAAGCCGACGGCCACGCTGATCAACCTGGCGCGCGGCGGCATCGTCGACGACGCGGCGCTGGCCGCCGCGCTGCGCGAGCGCAAGATCTTCGCGGCCGGCCTCGACGTGTTCGAGGGCGAGCCGAGCGTCCACCCGGACCTGCTGACGGTGCCGAACGTCGTGCTGACCCCGCACATTGCCAGCGCGTCGGAGAAGACGCGCCGCGCCATGGCCAACCTGGCGGCCGACAACCTGATCGCCGCGCTCGATGCCGGGCCGCAGGCCGGCCATCCGCCCACCGTGATCAACCCCGAGGTCATGTCGCGCCGCCGCTGA
- a CDS encoding sodium:proton antiporter produces MRRVVTLLPQMLFATMLLCPAWAHAADLDGATLSPIWGVPFAGVLLSIALFPLFAPKFWHHHYGKVAAAWGLLFLVPFAAQFGLHAAAANVIHALLGEYVPFIVLLTSLYVVAGGICVRGNLHGTPRLNTGILALGTVLASLMGTTGAAMLLIRPLLRANDNRRHVAHVVVFFIFLVANAGGSLTPLGDPPLFLGFLKGVEFSWTLRNIFPETLFICVALLIIFYVIDRHYYLNREEELPPAHDPTPDSTRLRIDGKINFLLLLAVVGLVLMSGLWKPGISFDVMGTDVTLPALVRDVLLVGVTLVSLLATPRTARSGNEFNWEPMLEVAKLFAGIFLTIIPVIAMLKAGTDGAFAGVIRAVSDSNGQPIDSMYFWATGLLSSFLDNAPTYLVFFNTAGGDAATLMTRDASTLAAISAGAVFMGANTYIGNAPNLMVKAIAESRGVRMPSFFGYMAWSCGVLVPLFLVMTFLFFHV; encoded by the coding sequence ATGCGACGTGTCGTCACGCTGCTACCTCAAATGCTGTTCGCCACGATGCTGCTGTGCCCCGCATGGGCCCACGCGGCCGATCTCGATGGCGCCACGCTGTCGCCGATCTGGGGCGTGCCGTTCGCCGGCGTCCTGCTCTCCATCGCGCTGTTCCCGCTGTTCGCGCCGAAGTTCTGGCACCACCACTACGGCAAGGTGGCGGCGGCCTGGGGGCTGCTGTTCCTGGTGCCGTTCGCGGCCCAGTTCGGCCTGCACGCGGCGGCGGCCAACGTCATCCATGCGCTGCTGGGCGAGTACGTGCCGTTCATCGTCCTGCTGACGTCGCTCTATGTGGTGGCCGGCGGCATCTGCGTGCGCGGCAACCTGCACGGCACGCCCCGGCTCAACACCGGCATCCTGGCGCTGGGCACGGTCCTGGCCAGCCTGATGGGCACCACGGGCGCGGCCATGCTGCTGATCCGCCCGCTGCTGCGCGCCAACGACAACCGGCGCCACGTGGCGCACGTGGTGGTCTTCTTCATCTTCCTGGTGGCCAACGCCGGCGGCTCGCTGACGCCGCTGGGCGACCCGCCGCTGTTCCTGGGCTTCCTGAAGGGCGTGGAGTTCTCGTGGACGCTGCGCAACATCTTTCCGGAGACGCTGTTCATCTGCGTGGCGCTGCTGATCATCTTCTACGTGATCGACCGGCACTACTACCTGAACCGCGAGGAGGAACTGCCGCCGGCGCACGACCCGACGCCCGATTCCACCCGCCTGCGGATCGACGGCAAGATCAACTTCCTGCTGCTGCTGGCCGTGGTGGGGCTGGTGCTGATGAGCGGGCTGTGGAAGCCCGGCATCTCGTTCGACGTGATGGGTACCGACGTGACGCTGCCGGCGCTGGTGCGCGACGTGCTGCTGGTGGGGGTGACGCTGGTGTCGCTGCTGGCCACGCCGCGCACCGCGCGCAGCGGCAACGAGTTCAACTGGGAGCCGATGCTGGAGGTGGCCAAGCTGTTCGCGGGCATCTTCCTGACGATCATCCCGGTCATCGCCATGCTCAAGGCCGGCACCGACGGCGCGTTCGCCGGCGTGATCCGGGCGGTCAGCGACAGCAACGGCCAGCCGATCGACAGCATGTACTTCTGGGCCACCGGCCTGCTGTCGTCGTTCCTGGACAACGCGCCGACCTACCTGGTGTTCTTCAACACGGCCGGCGGCGACGCCGCCACGCTGATGACGCGCGACGCGTCCACGCTGGCCGCGATCTCGGCCGGCGCCGTGTTCATGGGCGCCAACACCTACATCGGCAACGCGCCCAACCTGATGGTCAAGGCGATTGCGGAAAGCCGCGGCGTGCGCATGCCGAGCTTCTTCGGCTACATGGCGTGGTCCTGCGGCGTGCTGGTGCCGCTGTTCCTGGTGATGACCTTCCTTTTCTTCCACGTATGA
- the rmuC gene encoding DNA recombination protein RmuC, with protein sequence MTLIPLLTLVAAVAAVILLAVLLVRLSRHAPGDLQPMLGDLRDDVREDTARGLERLERELRAELADNARGSRSEAGQQMLRFQQQLSAQLTSIATVQQQQLAQMSEANERRLADVRATLEQKLRDIEANNAAKLEEMRRTVDEKLHATLEQRLGESFKLVSERLEQVHRGLGEMQVLAQGVGDLKRVLTNVKTRGTWGEVQLAMLLEQILTPDQYSKNVETVQSSGARVEFAIRLPGREVGGSPVWLPIDAKFPKDQYERLVDAQERGDVDGVQLASRELEVAVRREAQTIAEKYLAPPATTDFAILFLPTEGLYAEVLRRPGLTDLLQRDFRVTVAGPTTLTALLNSLQMGFRTLALEKRSSEVWEVLGAVKTEFGKFGEVLAKTRDTLVRAARNIEQAEVRTRQMERKLRTVEALPGEMAEQLLGTAASGTLGIGTPAGDAAAPEDDTGRE encoded by the coding sequence ATGACGTTGATACCCTTGCTGACCCTGGTCGCCGCCGTGGCGGCCGTGATACTGCTGGCCGTGCTGCTGGTGCGGCTGTCGCGCCACGCGCCGGGCGACTTGCAGCCGATGCTGGGCGACCTGCGCGACGACGTGCGCGAGGACACCGCGCGCGGGCTGGAGCGGCTGGAGCGCGAGCTGCGCGCGGAACTGGCCGACAACGCGCGCGGCAGCCGCAGCGAGGCCGGCCAGCAGATGCTGCGCTTCCAGCAACAGCTTTCGGCGCAGCTGACCAGCATCGCCACGGTGCAGCAGCAACAGCTTGCGCAGATGTCCGAGGCCAACGAGCGGCGGCTGGCCGACGTGCGCGCCACGCTGGAGCAGAAGCTGCGCGACATCGAGGCCAACAACGCGGCCAAGCTGGAGGAAATGCGCCGGACCGTCGACGAGAAGCTGCACGCCACGCTGGAGCAGCGGCTGGGCGAGTCGTTCAAGCTCGTGTCGGAGCGCCTGGAGCAGGTGCACCGCGGGCTGGGCGAGATGCAGGTGCTGGCGCAGGGCGTGGGCGACCTCAAGCGCGTGCTGACCAACGTCAAGACGCGCGGCACCTGGGGCGAGGTGCAACTGGCGATGCTGCTGGAACAGATCCTGACGCCGGACCAGTACAGCAAGAACGTCGAGACCGTCCAGAGTTCGGGCGCGCGCGTGGAGTTCGCGATCCGGCTGCCGGGGCGCGAGGTCGGCGGCAGCCCGGTCTGGCTGCCCATCGACGCGAAGTTTCCGAAAGACCAGTACGAGCGGCTGGTCGACGCGCAGGAGCGGGGCGACGTCGACGGCGTCCAGCTGGCCAGCCGCGAGCTCGAAGTGGCCGTGCGCCGCGAGGCGCAGACGATTGCCGAGAAGTACCTGGCGCCGCCGGCCACCACCGACTTTGCCATTCTGTTCCTGCCGACCGAAGGGCTCTACGCCGAGGTCCTGCGCCGGCCGGGCCTGACCGACCTGCTGCAGCGCGATTTCCGCGTGACCGTGGCCGGGCCGACGACGCTGACGGCGTTGCTCAACAGCCTGCAGATGGGGTTCCGCACGCTGGCGCTGGAAAAGCGTTCGAGCGAGGTGTGGGAGGTGCTGGGCGCGGTCAAGACCGAGTTTGGCAAGTTCGGCGAGGTCCTGGCCAAGACACGCGACACGCTGGTGCGCGCGGCGCGCAACATCGAACAGGCCGAAGTCCGGACACGCCAGATGGAGCGCAAGCTGCGCACCGTGGAAGCCCTGCCAGGCGAAATGGCGGAACAGCTATTGGGAACGGCGGCGTCGGGAACGCTGGGGATCGGTACGCCGGCCGGCGACGCGGCGGCGCCGGAAGACGATACGGGGCGGGAATAG